The Pantoea phytobeneficialis genome has a segment encoding these proteins:
- a CDS encoding amino acid ABC transporter permease: MDWQAIATSLPSLGDGLIATLQLCAVAALCSLLWGGLMAWMLMRASPFWLKILNLYSGLTLALPLLVVIYLLYFVLPEYDITLSSPVVGVLALTLYYAPYIAQVIRAAIAALPQGQWEACRVLGLSRSEQLRDVVLPQTLPQMLSPLVGLTIGLIKDSALLSIVSVQEFMYAAKQAISDTYAPLEIYLTVALCYWLLNSLIDWLARCLESRMTRYRRGLQH; encoded by the coding sequence ATGGATTGGCAGGCGATTGCGACCTCATTGCCGTCGTTAGGTGACGGCCTGATTGCCACCCTGCAACTGTGTGCGGTGGCGGCCCTCTGTTCCTTACTGTGGGGCGGATTGATGGCGTGGATGCTGATGCGCGCCTCGCCGTTCTGGCTAAAAATTCTCAACCTCTACAGCGGGTTAACCCTGGCGCTGCCCTTGCTGGTGGTGATCTATCTGCTCTATTTCGTGCTGCCGGAGTATGACATCACCCTCTCTTCACCGGTAGTTGGGGTGCTGGCGTTAACGCTCTATTACGCGCCTTACATCGCGCAGGTCATCCGCGCCGCGATTGCCGCGCTGCCGCAAGGCCAGTGGGAGGCGTGCCGCGTACTCGGTCTTAGCCGCAGCGAGCAACTGCGTGATGTGGTACTGCCGCAGACGCTGCCGCAAATGTTATCGCCGCTGGTCGGGTTAACCATTGGTTTGATTAAAGACTCTGCGCTCTTATCGATTGTTTCGGTGCAGGAGTTTATGTACGCCGCCAAACAGGCGATTTCTGATACCTACGCGCCGCTGGAGATCTACCTGACGGTAGCACTCTGCTACTGGCTGCTGAACAGCTTGATTGACTGGCTGGCGCGTTGTCTTGAATCCCGCATGACGCGCTATCGTCGCGGCTTGCAGCATTAA
- a CDS encoding amino acid ABC transporter permease: protein MGLDQQVIAALPELGHGLLMTLVLTVLASMVSVVMGQLGCFLQLRRAWIWRFIGRLYVSMMRGTPAIVQLFVVFFTLPRLGLGGQPMLAAVVAIGLNSGAYVAEILRVNRSLVTRGQLEAARTLGLSRALTWWYVINPQVMRASLPMLVNEFTILLKTTPLASVVALTELTYAGQIVIARTYDATQVLLLVAAGYLLIALPLISAARRLEAKRRLA from the coding sequence ATGGGGCTGGATCAACAGGTAATAGCCGCGCTGCCGGAACTGGGGCACGGTCTGCTGATGACGCTGGTGCTGACGGTACTGGCGTCAATGGTGAGCGTAGTGATGGGGCAGCTTGGCTGTTTCCTGCAACTGCGCCGTGCCTGGATCTGGCGCTTTATTGGCCGTCTCTACGTGAGCATGATGCGTGGCACCCCGGCCATTGTTCAGCTGTTTGTGGTGTTTTTTACTCTACCGCGCCTGGGGCTGGGTGGTCAGCCGATGCTTGCAGCTGTGGTGGCGATTGGTCTGAACAGTGGTGCGTACGTGGCGGAAATTCTGCGCGTTAACCGCAGTCTGGTGACGCGCGGTCAGTTGGAGGCCGCCCGGACGTTGGGGTTAAGCCGCGCGCTGACCTGGTGGTATGTCATCAATCCCCAGGTCATGCGCGCCAGCCTGCCAATGCTGGTGAATGAATTCACCATTTTGCTGAAAACCACTCCACTGGCCTCGGTGGTGGCGCTGACGGAGTTGACCTATGCCGGTCAGATCGTTATCGCCCGCACTTATGATGCGACTCAGGTGTTGTTGCTGGTGGCAGCGGGGTATCTGTTAATTGCCTTGCCGCTGATTAGCGCGGCACGGCGGCTGGAAGCGAAACGGAGGCTGGCATAA
- a CDS encoding DUF1989 domain-containing protein, which translates to MSAEFQQRAIVTIPARYGKAVRLNKGEAVQVINLHGTQVVDCWAYNAEDVSEYMCMEATRVWNQRLNPKVGDSFITSQRHPILTLVADTSPGVHDTFMAACDARRYELLGCTEPHRNCHDNLHEGLAELGVTLPHGNLASFNIFMNIQVQPDGITLKTLPVVTKPGDYIVLRAEMDCFVAFSACPQDIVSIQGQGDNTPRDAELRILTSGFPQVKLQGPWVP; encoded by the coding sequence ATGTCAGCTGAATTTCAGCAACGCGCTATCGTCACTATCCCGGCGCGCTACGGTAAAGCCGTTCGTCTCAACAAGGGCGAAGCGGTACAGGTGATCAACCTGCACGGCACCCAGGTGGTGGATTGCTGGGCTTATAACGCGGAAGACGTGAGCGAGTATATGTGTATGGAGGCGACGCGTGTCTGGAACCAGCGCCTCAACCCAAAGGTGGGCGATAGCTTTATCACCAGCCAGCGCCACCCGATTCTGACGCTGGTGGCTGACACCTCGCCAGGCGTGCACGACACCTTTATGGCTGCCTGTGATGCCCGCCGTTATGAACTGCTGGGCTGCACCGAACCACACCGCAACTGTCACGATAACCTGCATGAAGGGCTGGCAGAGCTGGGGGTGACACTGCCGCACGGCAATCTGGCGTCGTTCAATATCTTTATGAATATTCAGGTACAACCTGATGGCATCACCCTGAAGACGCTACCGGTGGTGACCAAACCGGGCGATTACATTGTGCTGCGCGCCGAAATGGATTGTTTTGTGGCGTTCTCGGCCTGCCCGCAGGATATCGTCAGTATTCAGGGGCAGGGCGATAACACGCCGCGCGACGCGGAGTTGCGCATTCTGACCAGCGGTTTCCCGCAGGTGAAATTACAGGGGCCGTGGGTGCCCTGA
- a CDS encoding DUF1989 domain-containing protein has protein sequence MCQSTLTVPAGHGKTFRVRKGQFITVIDSEGQQAADFVAVNADDLNEKLSPVHTRQHLRSLFFKPGDALWSSENRPLLRIVADTIGIHDANVPACDRTRFSVDFGVEGHRNCVDNLLEGMKAYGVTYFSLPEPFNLFQNGPVTADGRMEVTDPHSKAGDSITFEALCDLICSVSSCPQDIIPGNGLQVTPIDIRVSDHYHAEEKSHAVNA, from the coding sequence ATGTGTCAGTCAACCCTGACGGTCCCGGCGGGCCACGGCAAAACCTTCCGTGTGCGCAAAGGGCAGTTTATTACCGTCATTGATAGCGAAGGGCAGCAGGCCGCGGATTTTGTCGCGGTCAATGCCGACGACCTGAACGAAAAGCTGTCGCCGGTCCATACCCGTCAGCATCTGCGTTCGCTGTTTTTCAAACCGGGTGATGCGTTGTGGTCGAGCGAGAACCGTCCCCTGTTGCGCATCGTTGCCGACACCATCGGCATTCACGATGCCAACGTGCCGGCCTGCGATCGCACCCGCTTCAGCGTGGATTTCGGCGTCGAAGGTCATCGCAACTGCGTGGATAATCTGCTGGAAGGCATGAAGGCCTATGGCGTGACCTATTTCAGCCTGCCGGAGCCGTTCAACCTGTTCCAGAACGGTCCGGTCACTGCCGATGGCCGTATGGAGGTGACTGACCCCCACAGCAAAGCGGGCGACAGCATCACCTTTGAAGCACTGTGCGACCTGATTTGCTCCGTCTCTTCCTGCCCGCAGGACATCATTCCGGGCAATGGTTTACAGGTGACGCCCATCGATATTCGCGTCAGCGATCACTACCACGCCGAGGAGAAGTCGCATGCTGTTAATGCGTGA
- the lysS gene encoding lysine--tRNA ligase: MSEQQPQSADAALELNNELKTRREKLSALRETGVAFPNDFRRDTTSDQLHASYDEKSNEELEDLGIEVSVAGRMMTRRIMGKASFITLQDVGGRIQLYVARDDLAEGVYNEQFKKWDLGDILGARGKLFKTKTGELSIHCSELRLLTKALRPLPDKFHGLADQETRYRQRYLDLIANDESRHTFQVRSKIMAGIRQFMVGRDFMEVETPMMQVIPGGASARPFITHHNALDIDMYLRIAPELYLKRLVVGGFDRVFEINRNFRNEGISPRHNPEFTMMELYMAYADYKDLIELTESLFRTLAQDVLGTTEVPYGENTFDFGKPFEKLTMREAIKKYRPETDLADLDDFDKAVAIANSLHIKVEKSWGLGRVVTEIFEETAEAHLIQPTFITEYPAEVSPLARRNDENPEITDRFEFFIGGREIGNGFSELNDAEDQAERFLQQVNAKDAGDDEAMFYDEDYVTALEHGLPPTAGLGIGIDRMVMLFTNSHTIRDVILFPALRPSGK; encoded by the coding sequence ATGTCTGAACAACAACCGCAGAGCGCTGATGCCGCACTTGAGTTAAATAACGAACTGAAAACGCGTCGCGAAAAACTCAGCGCGCTGCGTGAAACCGGCGTGGCGTTTCCTAACGATTTTCGCCGTGACACCACCTCCGATCAGCTGCACGCCAGCTATGACGAAAAGAGCAACGAAGAGCTGGAAGACCTTGGCATCGAGGTCAGTGTTGCCGGTCGTATGATGACCCGCCGTATCATGGGCAAAGCGTCATTCATCACGTTGCAGGACGTCGGTGGCCGCATTCAGTTGTACGTGGCGCGCGATGATCTGGCGGAAGGCGTCTACAACGAGCAATTCAAGAAGTGGGATCTCGGCGATATCCTCGGCGCACGCGGTAAGCTGTTCAAAACCAAAACCGGTGAGCTGTCAATCCACTGCTCAGAACTGCGTCTGCTGACCAAAGCGCTGCGTCCTTTGCCGGACAAATTCCACGGCCTGGCCGATCAGGAAACCCGTTATCGTCAGCGTTACCTGGACCTGATTGCCAACGACGAATCGCGTCACACCTTCCAGGTGCGTTCAAAAATCATGGCGGGCATTCGTCAGTTCATGGTTGGTCGCGACTTTATGGAAGTGGAAACCCCGATGATGCAGGTGATCCCGGGTGGTGCGTCAGCCCGTCCGTTTATCACCCATCACAATGCGCTCGACATCGATATGTACCTGCGTATTGCGCCGGAACTGTATCTGAAGCGTCTGGTGGTTGGCGGTTTTGATCGCGTGTTTGAGATCAACCGTAACTTCCGTAACGAAGGCATCTCTCCGCGCCACAACCCAGAGTTCACCATGATGGAACTCTACATGGCGTATGCGGATTACAAAGATCTGATCGAGCTGACCGAAAGCCTGTTCCGTACTCTGGCGCAGGACGTCCTCGGCACCACGGAAGTCCCGTACGGTGAGAACACCTTCGATTTCGGCAAGCCGTTCGAAAAACTCACCATGCGCGAAGCGATCAAAAAGTACCGTCCGGAAACTGATCTGGCGGATCTGGATGATTTCGACAAAGCCGTGGCGATTGCCAACTCACTGCACATCAAAGTCGAGAAGAGCTGGGGTCTGGGCCGCGTGGTTACCGAGATCTTCGAAGAAACCGCCGAAGCGCATCTGATCCAGCCGACCTTCATCACCGAATATCCGGCAGAAGTGTCACCGCTGGCACGTCGTAACGACGAGAACCCGGAAATCACCGATCGCTTTGAATTCTTCATCGGTGGTCGTGAAATCGGTAACGGCTTCTCCGAGCTGAATGATGCGGAAGATCAGGCTGAGCGTTTCCTGCAACAGGTGAACGCTAAAGATGCCGGTGATGACGAAGCGATGTTCTATGACGAAGACTATGTCACCGCGCTGGAACATGGTCTGCCGCCAACTGCCGGTCTGGGTATTGGTATCGACCGTATGGTGATGTTGTTTACCAACAGCCACACCATTCGCGACGTAATCCTGTTCCCGGCACTGCGCCCTTCAGGTAAATAA
- a CDS encoding urea carboxylase-associated family protein — protein sequence MLLMRESYEETAVRTLAAPIEVTAGGVASIRVLRGQLLRITALGEGAVASLFGFSLQDPAVWLSVHHTRVFSNSYLLGSGMRLVNNRRRPMMVLGKDSVKRHDLLLPGSTTAFLAERGYGGEGCIEAVSGELARLGMTVPKLPDPINLFMHVKLTREGDILPEQNLTQPGDSITCRVVMDTRFIVSACNTGIEGNDKPAPLRLSVAENLTDFNAE from the coding sequence ATGCTGTTAATGCGTGAGAGTTATGAAGAAACCGCGGTGCGCACCCTCGCAGCACCGATTGAGGTCACCGCGGGAGGTGTAGCATCGATTCGTGTGCTGCGTGGTCAACTGCTGCGTATCACCGCGCTGGGCGAAGGGGCGGTCGCGTCGTTGTTCGGTTTTAGCCTGCAAGACCCGGCGGTGTGGCTGTCGGTGCATCATACCCGCGTATTCAGCAACAGCTACCTGTTGGGTTCCGGGATGCGCCTGGTCAACAACCGTCGTCGTCCGATGATGGTGTTGGGCAAAGATAGCGTCAAACGTCACGACCTGCTGCTGCCCGGTTCCACTACGGCGTTTCTGGCAGAGCGAGGCTACGGCGGCGAAGGCTGTATCGAAGCGGTCAGCGGCGAACTGGCTCGTCTGGGCATGACGGTGCCGAAACTGCCGGACCCGATCAACCTGTTTATGCATGTCAAACTGACGCGTGAAGGCGACATCCTGCCGGAACAAAACCTTACCCAGCCAGGTGACAGCATTACCTGTCGCGTGGTGATGGACACGCGTTTCATCGTTTCCGCCTGCAATACCGGCATCGAGGGGAATGACAAGCCCGCACCGCTGCGGTTGTCAGTGGCGGAAAACCTGACGGATTTTAACGCGGAGTAA
- a CDS encoding MurR/RpiR family transcriptional regulator, translated as MSAKTASLEGRIRQHWEQLSSHEQRLADVLLAAPGQLAMNTATELAHSAGVSKATTTRFFRHLGYESYEAARRQARDMQSSGSPLYLQAAPSASPLDSIMQQHLEKEIANLVNSYRTLESSQLQDAVSAIARARRVVVMGWRHSQTIAQLIYRDLIHVHPDIRLLPRPGDSLAEHLASLNEQDVVICVGLRRRMPALEAAMNALAERQVPMLYLADVLSGKPARHAQWVVRCHTDSSLIFDSTAALSGICNLLCSLVAREMGKASNDYLAQVEALHQSLDELE; from the coding sequence ATGAGTGCAAAAACGGCATCACTGGAAGGCCGGATTCGTCAGCACTGGGAGCAACTCTCCAGCCACGAACAGCGGCTGGCCGACGTACTGCTGGCAGCCCCAGGCCAGCTCGCCATGAATACCGCCACTGAACTGGCGCACAGCGCCGGGGTTTCCAAAGCCACCACCACGCGTTTTTTCCGCCACCTCGGTTATGAAAGCTACGAAGCCGCTCGCCGTCAGGCGCGTGATATGCAGAGCAGCGGTTCACCGCTTTATCTGCAAGCCGCACCCAGCGCTTCACCGCTCGACAGCATCATGCAGCAACATCTGGAAAAAGAGATCGCCAATCTGGTGAACAGCTATCGCACGCTGGAGAGCAGCCAGTTGCAGGATGCGGTCAGCGCCATCGCCCGCGCACGGCGCGTGGTGGTGATGGGCTGGCGTCATAGCCAGACCATTGCGCAACTGATCTATCGCGATCTGATCCACGTTCACCCCGATATACGCCTGCTGCCTCGCCCCGGCGATTCGCTGGCGGAGCATCTGGCATCACTGAATGAACAGGATGTGGTGATTTGCGTTGGCCTGCGTCGTCGTATGCCAGCGTTAGAGGCCGCGATGAATGCGTTGGCCGAGCGCCAGGTACCGATGCTGTATCTGGCCGATGTGCTGTCCGGCAAACCGGCCCGCCATGCGCAATGGGTGGTACGCTGCCACACCGACAGTAGCCTGATTTTTGACAGCACCGCTGCACTCTCCGGCATCTGCAACTTGCTGTGCTCCCTGGTGGCGCGCGAGATGGGCAAAGCCAGCAACGATTACCTCGCCCAGGTTGAAGCGCTGCACCAATCCCTAGACGAACTCGAATAA
- the dsbC gene encoding bifunctional protein-disulfide isomerase/oxidoreductase DsbC: protein MKKQLTMLALLVSTFSGLVHADDSAIQQALKKLGLQQTEIQPSPLPGIKTVLTESGVLYVTDDGKHMIQGPLYDVSGAQPVNVTNQLLEKKVTALEPQMIIYKAPKQQHVITVFTDITCGYCRKLHEQMADYNALGITVRYLAFPREGLHGQVEKAMKAIWCSADRNKQFDEAMKGNAPQMDAPATCKIDLDQQYKLGILFGIQGTPAILTDSGMMIPGYQGPQELKQVLDGQKSGG from the coding sequence ATGAAAAAACAGTTAACGATGCTGGCTCTGCTGGTCAGCACCTTCTCCGGGCTGGTTCATGCCGATGACAGCGCCATCCAGCAGGCTTTGAAAAAGTTGGGACTGCAACAGACGGAAATTCAGCCGTCACCGCTGCCAGGCATCAAAACTGTGCTGACGGAGAGTGGCGTGTTGTACGTCACCGACGATGGTAAGCACATGATTCAGGGGCCGTTGTACGATGTCAGCGGCGCACAACCGGTGAACGTGACGAACCAGCTGCTGGAGAAGAAAGTCACGGCGCTGGAACCGCAAATGATTATCTACAAAGCGCCGAAACAACAACACGTTATCACCGTGTTTACCGACATTACCTGTGGTTATTGCCGTAAGCTGCATGAGCAAATGGCTGACTACAACGCGTTGGGCATCACCGTGCGTTACCTGGCATTCCCGCGTGAAGGTCTGCATGGTCAGGTCGAAAAAGCGATGAAAGCCATCTGGTGCAGTGCCGATCGTAACAAACAGTTTGATGAGGCGATGAAAGGTAATGCGCCGCAGATGGACGCACCGGCGACCTGCAAAATCGATCTCGACCAGCAATATAAACTGGGCATCCTGTTTGGTATTCAGGGCACGCCTGCCATCCTGACCGACAGCGGCATGATGATCCCGGGTTATCAGGGGCCACAGGAGCTGAAGCAAGTGCTCGACGGCCAGAAAAGTGGCGGTTAA
- a CDS encoding transporter substrate-binding domain-containing protein translates to MKKTAWLIAALLSVGSLAQAQADTLADIKSSGKITVGIDPTFPPYEYTDDSGAITGYSVAIMQSFAKDLGVKLEFQKTAFSGILPGLISGSFNAEGSSLNVTAERAKKVLFTVPYSKTVNGVLVREDEAKTFSGKTLSPESLSGLRGAVKSASVPEQLLKGFNDELKKAGKKPITIISVDSLDQTVSTLMTKRADFVYDDISVLAPVVKKYPSKVAQVGEVGPSQWMGWATRKEDGSLNKALSDHILAMQKDGELTRLQQQYLGTTFTVPASDFIPQE, encoded by the coding sequence ATGAAAAAAACCGCTTGGCTCATCGCCGCACTTTTATCTGTTGGATCGCTGGCACAGGCGCAAGCCGATACGCTGGCCGATATCAAAAGCAGCGGCAAAATCACCGTCGGTATCGACCCGACATTTCCTCCGTATGAGTACACCGACGACAGCGGCGCGATCACTGGCTACAGCGTGGCGATCATGCAATCCTTCGCCAAAGATCTCGGCGTGAAACTGGAGTTTCAGAAAACCGCCTTCAGCGGCATTTTGCCGGGCCTGATTTCCGGCTCGTTTAACGCCGAAGGTTCCTCCCTCAACGTCACCGCCGAACGGGCGAAAAAAGTGCTGTTCACCGTGCCTTACAGCAAAACCGTCAACGGTGTGCTGGTGCGCGAAGATGAAGCCAAAACCTTTAGCGGCAAAACCCTCAGCCCGGAAAGTCTGTCCGGCCTGCGCGGTGCCGTGAAAAGCGCCAGCGTGCCAGAACAATTGTTGAAAGGCTTTAACGACGAACTGAAAAAAGCCGGTAAGAAACCGATCACCATCATCAGCGTCGATTCGCTGGATCAAACCGTCAGCACCCTGATGACCAAACGCGCGGATTTCGTCTACGACGATATCTCCGTGCTGGCGCCGGTGGTGAAGAAGTACCCGAGCAAAGTGGCGCAGGTCGGAGAAGTCGGTCCGTCACAATGGATGGGTTGGGCAACGCGTAAAGAAGACGGCAGCCTGAACAAAGCCCTGAGCGACCACATTCTGGCGATGCAGAAAGATGGCGAGCTGACCAGGCTGCAACAGCAGTATCTCGGCACCACCTTTACCGTTCCGGCCAGCGATTTCATTCCCCAGGAGTAA
- the prfB gene encoding peptide chain release factor 2 (programmed frameshift), with amino-acid sequence MFEINPVKNRIQDLTERSDVLRGYLDYDAKKERLEEVNAELEQPDVWNEPERAQALGKERSSLEIIVGTLDQMYQGLEDVQGLLELAVEADDEETFNDTIAELDVLETKLGELEFRRMFSGEYDSADCYIDLQAGSGGTEAQDWASMLMRMYLRWAEAKGFKTEIIEESEGEVAGLKSATIRVSGEYAFGWLRTETGVHRLVRKSPFDSGGRRHTSFSSAFIYPEVDDDIDIEINPADLRIDVYRASGAGGQHVNRTESAVRITHIPTGTVTQCQNDRSQHKNKDQAMKQMKAKLYELEMQKKNAEKQAAEDNKSDIGWGSQIRSYVLDDSRIKDLRTGVETRNTQAVLDGDLDRFIEASLKAGL; translated from the exons ATGTTTGAAATCAACCCGGTCAAAAACCGTATTCAGGACCTCACCGAGCGCAGCGACGTTCTTAGGGGGTATCTT GACTACGATGCCAAGAAAGAACGCCTCGAAGAAGTAAACGCCGAGCTGGAACAACCTGACGTCTGGAACGAACCTGAGCGTGCGCAAGCGCTGGGTAAAGAACGTTCGTCGTTAGAAATCATCGTCGGCACCCTGGACCAGATGTATCAGGGGCTGGAAGATGTGCAGGGCCTGCTGGAGCTGGCGGTTGAAGCCGATGACGAAGAAACCTTCAACGACACCATTGCCGAGCTGGACGTGTTGGAAACCAAGCTGGGTGAACTGGAATTCCGTCGTATGTTCTCCGGTGAATACGACAGCGCCGACTGCTACATCGACCTGCAAGCCGGTTCCGGCGGCACCGAAGCGCAGGACTGGGCCAGCATGCTGATGCGCATGTACCTGCGCTGGGCAGAAGCCAAAGGCTTCAAAACCGAGATTATTGAAGAGTCAGAAGGTGAAGTGGCCGGTCTGAAATCCGCCACCATTCGTGTTTCTGGCGAATATGCTTTCGGCTGGCTGCGTACCGAAACCGGCGTCCATCGCCTGGTGCGTAAGAGTCCGTTTGACTCGGGTGGCCGTCGTCACACCTCCTTCAGTTCTGCCTTTATCTATCCGGAAGTGGATGACGATATTGATATCGAAATCAACCCGGCAGATCTGCGTATTGACGTTTACCGTGCTTCGGGCGCGGGTGGTCAGCACGTTAACCGTACGGAATCTGCGGTACGTATCACCCACATTCCGACCGGCACCGTGACCCAGTGTCAGAACGATCGTTCGCAGCATAAGAACAAAGATCAGGCCATGAAGCAGATGAAAGCGAAGCTGTATGAGCTTGAGATGCAAAAGAAAAATGCTGAGAAACAGGCGGCGGAAGATAACAAATCTGACATCGGCTGGGGCAGCCAGATCCGTTCATACGTTCTCGATGATTCGCGCATCAAAGATCTGCGTACTGGCGTAGAAACGCGTAACACCCAGGCGGTGTTGGATGGCGATCTCGATCGTTTTATTGAAGCAAGTTTAAAAGCAGGGCTATAA
- the recJ gene encoding single-stranded-DNA-specific exonuclease RecJ, producing the protein MIHSVELRRREPHADDTLPADLPPLLRRLYLQRGVRDAAELERGAKHLLPWQTLGGIDAAVTLLHQMLRDGRRIVVVGDFDADGATSTALTVLALRSLGGNIDYLVPNRFEDGYGLSPEVVEQARARGAEMILTVDNGISSHAGVDTAHQHGIPVLVTDHHLPGETLPAAEAIVNPNLNDSDFPSRALAGVGVAFYLMLALRAYLRTQNWFSEGRAEPNLAEWLDLVALGTVADVVPLDANNRILVWQGLSRIRAGKCRAGIRALLEIANRDARQLVASDLGFAIGPRLNAAGRLDDMSVGVALLLTEDISEARMLANELDALNQTRKEIEQGMKSEALALCDALERQHTDLPLGLAFYHPEWHQGVVGILASRLKERFHRPVIAFAPAGDGTLKGSGRSIAGLHLRDALERLDTLHPGLMIKFGGHAMAAGLSLQEARYEEFRQRFAALIDEWLDGEALQGVIWSDGELRAQEFSLQTAELLREAGPWGQAFPEPVFDGRFKLLQQRLVGERHLKVMVEPIGGGPLLDGIAFNVDTTLWPDSSVRQVELAYKLDINEYRGNRSVQLIIDHLWPLA; encoded by the coding sequence GTGATCCATTCTGTTGAACTGCGTCGGCGTGAACCCCATGCCGACGATACCTTGCCTGCCGATTTGCCGCCGCTGCTGCGGCGGCTCTACCTGCAACGTGGCGTGCGTGATGCCGCTGAACTCGAACGCGGTGCTAAACATCTGCTGCCGTGGCAAACGCTTGGTGGCATCGATGCTGCGGTGACGCTGCTGCATCAGATGCTGCGCGACGGTCGCCGCATTGTGGTGGTGGGCGATTTTGACGCCGATGGTGCCACCAGCACCGCGTTAACGGTGCTGGCGCTGCGCAGTCTCGGTGGCAACATCGACTACCTTGTCCCCAACCGTTTTGAAGATGGCTACGGCCTCAGCCCGGAAGTGGTGGAGCAGGCGCGGGCGCGCGGTGCCGAGATGATCCTCACGGTAGATAACGGCATTTCGTCGCATGCGGGCGTCGATACGGCGCATCAGCATGGCATCCCGGTGCTGGTCACCGATCACCACCTGCCGGGTGAAACGCTGCCTGCTGCCGAAGCCATTGTTAATCCAAATCTGAACGACAGCGATTTCCCCTCACGGGCGCTGGCGGGCGTGGGCGTCGCCTTCTATCTGATGCTGGCGTTGCGCGCGTACCTGCGTACGCAAAACTGGTTTAGCGAGGGCCGGGCGGAACCCAATCTGGCGGAATGGCTTGATCTGGTAGCGCTGGGCACCGTGGCTGACGTGGTACCGTTGGATGCCAACAACCGCATTCTGGTGTGGCAAGGCTTAAGCCGCATCCGCGCCGGGAAATGCCGCGCCGGTATTCGTGCGTTGCTGGAAATCGCCAATCGCGATGCGCGACAACTGGTGGCGAGCGATCTCGGTTTCGCCATCGGTCCCCGTCTCAATGCGGCGGGGCGTCTGGATGATATGTCGGTGGGCGTTGCCTTGTTGCTGACCGAAGACATCAGCGAAGCGCGCATGCTGGCCAACGAGCTGGACGCGTTGAATCAGACGCGTAAAGAGATTGAGCAGGGCATGAAAAGCGAAGCGCTGGCGTTGTGTGATGCGCTGGAGCGACAACACACCGACTTGCCGCTCGGTCTGGCGTTCTACCATCCCGAGTGGCATCAGGGAGTGGTAGGGATTTTGGCTTCGCGCCTCAAGGAGCGTTTCCACCGTCCGGTGATCGCTTTCGCTCCGGCAGGGGACGGCACGCTGAAGGGCTCTGGCCGCTCGATTGCCGGGCTCCATCTGCGTGACGCGCTGGAACGTCTCGATACCCTGCATCCTGGCCTGATGATCAAATTCGGCGGTCATGCGATGGCCGCGGGATTATCGCTGCAAGAAGCTCGCTACGAAGAGTTTCGTCAGCGCTTTGCCGCGTTGATTGACGAATGGCTGGATGGCGAAGCGTTGCAGGGGGTAATCTGGTCAGATGGTGAATTGCGCGCGCAGGAGTTTTCGCTGCAAACCGCTGAGCTACTGCGGGAAGCGGGACCCTGGGGCCAGGCATTCCCTGAACCGGTATTTGATGGCCGGTTTAAACTGCTGCAACAACGGCTGGTGGGTGAACGTCATCTGAAAGTGATGGTGGAGCCGATTGGCGGAGGTCCGTTGCTGGATGGCATCGCCTTTAACGTTGATACGACTTTGTGGCCGGACAGCAGCGTGCGCCAGGTCGAACTGGCCTACAAACTGGACATTAACGAGTATCGTGGCAACCGTTCGGTGCAGCTGATTATCGACCATCTGTGGCCGCTGGCATAA